Proteins found in one Streptomyces sp. NBC_00461 genomic segment:
- a CDS encoding SGNH/GDSL hydrolase family protein, with product MTKRHGYALLSAIIAVIVGLSAAIYVGVAAGDGNAGTNALDKGRARHNSAAPASTGIWVGSWSASPAGAEPGTETSGMAGRSVRNVVHASVGGTSARITLSNLYGQSALTVTHASIAVAVASDTAAASADTMRRLTFGGNTAIIIPAGQQVLSDAVRIVIPQGSDVLVTTYSPSQSGPVTYHQHARQISYVAEGDLTEDVTGAGYTEQTPYWRYLTALDVLSNESDGTVVAFGDSLTDGITSTQNANHRWTDILSERLRTAIESGQDLPRYSIVNQGISGNQILAGGLGRPADNQSGLLRFSRDALARTNVKVVVIDLGVNDILRNPRLADPDKILDGLRTMVGQAHSRGIKVIGATLMPFQGHRGYTPAREAVREEINAEIRSGRVYDAVVDFDRALRDPYDPRRLRSDYDSGDHLHPSDKGYATMAQIFDLKGLKGSAPAEL from the coding sequence ATGACCAAGCGTCATGGTTATGCCCTGCTTTCCGCGATCATCGCCGTGATCGTCGGCCTTTCCGCTGCGATATACGTCGGCGTCGCGGCCGGCGACGGCAACGCCGGCACCAACGCCCTCGACAAGGGCCGCGCCCGGCACAACTCCGCCGCCCCCGCCTCCACCGGCATCTGGGTCGGTTCCTGGTCCGCGTCCCCGGCGGGCGCCGAGCCCGGCACCGAGACGAGCGGCATGGCGGGGCGCTCGGTGCGCAACGTCGTGCACGCGAGCGTGGGCGGTACGAGTGCCCGTATCACGCTGTCCAATCTCTACGGCCAGTCGGCGCTGACCGTCACCCACGCCTCCATCGCCGTCGCCGTCGCCTCCGACACCGCGGCGGCGAGCGCCGACACCATGCGGCGGCTGACCTTCGGCGGCAACACCGCGATCATCATCCCGGCCGGGCAGCAGGTGCTGAGCGACGCCGTCCGCATAGTCATCCCGCAGGGCAGCGACGTACTGGTCACCACGTACTCGCCCAGCCAGTCCGGCCCGGTCACCTATCACCAGCACGCCCGCCAGATCTCCTACGTCGCCGAGGGCGACCTCACCGAGGACGTGACCGGCGCCGGGTACACCGAGCAGACGCCGTACTGGCGCTACCTGACCGCGCTGGACGTGCTGAGCAACGAGTCGGACGGCACCGTCGTCGCCTTCGGTGACTCCCTCACCGACGGCATAACGTCCACCCAGAACGCCAACCACCGCTGGACGGACATCCTTTCGGAGCGGCTGCGCACCGCGATCGAGTCCGGCCAGGACCTGCCGCGCTACAGCATCGTCAACCAGGGCATAAGCGGCAACCAGATCCTCGCGGGGGGCCTCGGCCGCCCGGCCGACAACCAGAGCGGTCTGCTGCGCTTCTCCCGTGACGCCCTCGCCCGTACGAACGTCAAGGTCGTCGTCATCGACCTCGGCGTCAACGACATCCTGCGCAACCCCCGGCTCGCCGACCCGGACAAGATCCTCGACGGCCTGCGCACCATGGTCGGCCAGGCCCACTCCCGCGGTATCAAGGTCATCGGCGCGACCCTGATGCCCTTCCAGGGCCACCGCGGCTACACCCCGGCCCGCGAGGCGGTACGGGAGGAGATCAACGCGGAGATCCGCTCCGGACGGGTCTACGACGCCGTGGTCGACTTCGACCGGGCGCTCCGGGACCCGTACGACCCGCGCAGGCTGCGCTCCGACTACGACTCCGGCGACCATCTCCACCCCAGCGACAAGGGATACGCGACGATGGCGCAGATCTTCGACCTCAAGGGCCTGAAGGGCTCGGCGCCGGCCGAACTGTAG
- a CDS encoding DUF1707 SHOCT-like domain-containing protein produces MTDDAAVPELRASDADRERVAEVLRDALAEGRLDMEEFEERLEATYKARTYGELTPITRDLPVAGITPPPAISLVKEPEQSGSWAGRVVGGDGSSSWAVAVMSGFERKGRWTVPKRFNCFAFMGGGELDLREANFADHEVEINCVAIMGGMNVIVPPGVEVVVRGIGIMGGFDHREEGVPAEPGAPRVIITGFAFWGGVGVERKLTRQERRRLKEERRQERLEGRSGHALGEGFADHRRMLEGHREWRRDLHEERRQRHDERRERHRERREDRDRRRRDDY; encoded by the coding sequence ATGACGGACGACGCCGCAGTCCCGGAGCTTCGCGCATCCGACGCCGATCGTGAACGAGTCGCCGAGGTCCTGCGGGACGCCCTCGCGGAGGGCCGTCTCGACATGGAGGAGTTCGAGGAGCGCCTTGAGGCCACCTACAAAGCACGGACGTACGGCGAGCTGACGCCGATCACCCGCGATCTGCCGGTCGCCGGGATCACCCCGCCCCCTGCCATCTCGCTGGTCAAGGAGCCTGAGCAGAGCGGGAGTTGGGCGGGGCGGGTCGTCGGCGGCGACGGGTCCTCGTCGTGGGCGGTCGCCGTGATGTCCGGCTTCGAGCGCAAGGGGCGCTGGACCGTGCCCAAGCGGTTCAACTGCTTCGCCTTCATGGGCGGCGGGGAACTCGACCTGCGCGAGGCGAACTTCGCGGACCACGAGGTCGAGATCAACTGCGTGGCGATCATGGGCGGGATGAACGTGATCGTGCCGCCCGGCGTCGAGGTCGTCGTGCGCGGCATCGGGATCATGGGCGGGTTCGACCACCGCGAGGAGGGCGTGCCGGCCGAGCCCGGCGCCCCGCGCGTGATCATCACCGGCTTCGCCTTCTGGGGCGGCGTCGGCGTCGAGCGGAAGCTGACCCGGCAGGAGCGGCGCCGTCTGAAGGAGGAGCGCCGCCAGGAGAGGCTGGAGGGCAGGTCCGGGCACGCGCTGGGGGAGGGGTTCGCCGATCACCGCCGGATGCTTGAGGGCCACCGTGAGTGGCGGCGCGATCTGCACGAGGAGCGTCGGCAGCGGCACGACGAGCGGCGCGAGCGGCACCGGGAGCGCCGGGAGGATCGGGACAGGCGCCGCCGCGACGACTACTGA
- a CDS encoding ABC transporter ATP-binding protein — MDSDYFIELDRVEKVFDVRRKTGFLRRERRQVRAVDSLSFTVARGEMVGYIGPNGAGKSTTIKMLTGILTPSGGRLRVAGIDPARERTRLAHRIGVVFGQRTTLWWDLPLIDSYKLMHRMYRIPDTRYRENLDRCVELLELADLLDVPVRQLSLGQRMRGDIAAALLHDPEVLYLDEPTIGLDVISKAKVRQFLRELNAERGTTVLLTTHDLQDIEQLCSRVMVIDHGRLMYDGALAGLHEVGESERTLVVDLERETAPIEVAPARVVKVEGPRQWLAFPAGQSAAALVARIAAEYPLADLSVREPDIEAVIAKMYAGEAAGGAAGEAEKAVS, encoded by the coding sequence GTGGACAGCGACTACTTCATCGAACTCGACCGTGTCGAGAAGGTCTTCGACGTGCGCAGGAAGACCGGCTTCCTCAGGCGTGAGCGGCGGCAGGTGCGGGCCGTGGACTCTCTCTCCTTCACCGTGGCGCGCGGCGAGATGGTCGGCTACATCGGTCCGAACGGCGCCGGGAAGTCGACGACGATCAAGATGCTCACCGGCATCCTGACCCCGAGCGGCGGGCGGCTGCGGGTGGCGGGCATCGATCCGGCGCGCGAGCGAACGCGGCTCGCGCATCGCATCGGGGTGGTGTTCGGGCAGCGTACGACGCTGTGGTGGGACCTGCCGCTGATCGACTCGTACAAGCTGATGCACCGCATGTACCGGATCCCGGACACCCGTTACCGCGAGAACCTCGACCGGTGTGTCGAACTCCTTGAGCTGGCCGACCTGTTGGACGTCCCGGTGCGGCAGCTGTCGCTCGGGCAGCGGATGCGCGGGGACATCGCGGCGGCGCTGCTGCACGATCCGGAGGTGCTGTACCTCGACGAGCCGACGATCGGCCTGGACGTCATCTCGAAGGCCAAGGTGCGGCAGTTCCTGCGGGAGTTGAACGCCGAGCGCGGCACGACGGTGCTGCTGACCACCCATGACCTCCAGGACATCGAGCAGTTGTGCTCGCGGGTGATGGTCATCGACCACGGGCGGCTCATGTACGACGGTGCGCTCGCCGGTCTGCACGAGGTGGGCGAGAGCGAACGCACCCTGGTGGTGGACCTGGAGCGGGAGACGGCGCCGATCGAGGTGGCCCCGGCCCGGGTGGTGAAGGTGGAGGGGCCGCGGCAGTGGCTGGCGTTCCCGGCGGGACAGTCGGCGGCGGCGCTGGTGGCGCGCATCGCGGCGGAGTACCCGCTGGCGGACCTCTCGGTGCGGGAGCCGGACATCGAGGCGGTGATCGCCAAGATGTACGCGGGCGAGGCCGCCGGCGGGGCTGCCGGCGAGGCCGAGAAAGCGGTCTCGTAG
- a CDS encoding ABC transporter permease: MWMRSTMAYRASFAMTTFANFAVTGLDFVAILLMFSRIDVLGGWPLPEVAFLYGLSCVAFGLADLAIGSMERLGQRVRDGTLDTLLVRPAPVLAQVAADRFALRRLGRITQGSLVLGYALATVDIDWTPLKVLLMPVIVVSGAAIFSAVFVAGAAFQFVAQDASEVQNAFTYGGTTMLQYPPTVFGKELVRGVTFLLPLAFVNWLPAAYVLDRPLPLDLPRWVAFASPLVAVGCCALAGLAWRAGLRTYRSTGS, translated from the coding sequence ATGTGGATGCGCTCCACGATGGCGTACCGCGCGTCCTTCGCGATGACGACGTTCGCGAACTTCGCGGTGACCGGGCTGGACTTCGTGGCGATCCTGCTGATGTTCTCGCGGATCGACGTGCTCGGCGGGTGGCCGCTGCCCGAAGTGGCCTTCCTGTACGGGCTGTCGTGCGTGGCGTTCGGTCTCGCGGATCTGGCGATCGGCTCGATGGAGCGGCTGGGGCAGCGGGTGCGCGACGGCACGCTGGACACGCTGCTGGTGCGTCCGGCGCCGGTCCTCGCGCAGGTGGCGGCCGACCGGTTCGCGCTGCGCCGGCTCGGCCGGATCACCCAGGGGTCGCTGGTGCTCGGGTATGCGCTGGCCACCGTCGACATCGACTGGACGCCGCTGAAGGTGCTGTTGATGCCGGTGATAGTGGTGAGCGGCGCGGCGATCTTCAGCGCGGTGTTCGTGGCCGGTGCGGCGTTCCAGTTCGTGGCGCAGGACGCGTCCGAGGTGCAGAACGCGTTCACGTACGGCGGGACGACGATGTTGCAGTACCCGCCGACGGTGTTCGGCAAGGAGCTGGTGCGCGGGGTGACGTTCCTGCTGCCGCTCGCCTTCGTCAACTGGCTGCCCGCGGCCTATGTGCTGGACCGGCCGCTCCCGCTGGACCTGCCGCGGTGGGTGGCCTTCGCCTCGCCGCTGGTGGCGGTGGGGTGTTGTGCGCTGGCGGGGCTGGCCTGGCGGGCAGGGCTGCGGACTTATCGGAGTACAGGGAGCTAG
- a CDS encoding ABC transporter permease, with the protein MGAGRLYGAVAAGGFRRYATYRAATAAGVFTNTVFGLILVYTYLALWDEKPHLGGYDQAQAVTYVWLGQALLSTLAIGGSGVEVELMERIRTGDIAIDLYRPADLQLWWLAADLGRALFQLLGRGVIPFLFGALVFDVALPGDAAKWAAFVVAVLLGMAVSFGIRYLVALLTFWLMDGTGVTHMTMLAGFFCSGMVLPLNVFPGTLGDVVRDLPWSALLQKPADVLLGEADPWSTFAFQGTWAVALLAAGRLVQSVATRRVVVQGG; encoded by the coding sequence GTGGGCGCGGGACGGTTGTACGGGGCCGTCGCGGCGGGTGGTTTCAGACGGTACGCGACGTATCGGGCGGCCACTGCCGCCGGAGTGTTCACCAACACCGTTTTCGGCCTGATCCTCGTCTACACGTATCTGGCGCTGTGGGACGAGAAACCCCACCTCGGGGGCTACGACCAGGCGCAGGCCGTCACCTATGTGTGGCTGGGGCAGGCGCTGCTGTCGACGCTCGCGATCGGCGGCAGCGGTGTCGAGGTCGAGCTGATGGAGCGGATCAGGACCGGGGACATCGCGATCGATCTCTACCGGCCGGCGGATCTGCAACTGTGGTGGCTGGCGGCCGACTTGGGGCGGGCGCTGTTCCAGCTGCTGGGGCGGGGCGTGATCCCGTTCCTGTTCGGCGCGCTGGTTTTCGACGTGGCGCTGCCGGGGGACGCGGCGAAATGGGCGGCGTTCGTGGTGGCCGTGCTGCTGGGGATGGCGGTCAGTTTCGGCATCCGGTATCTGGTAGCGCTGCTCACGTTCTGGCTGATGGACGGCACGGGTGTGACGCACATGACCATGCTGGCGGGGTTCTTCTGCTCGGGGATGGTGCTGCCGCTGAACGTGTTCCCGGGCACGCTCGGCGATGTCGTACGGGATCTGCCGTGGTCGGCGCTGTTGCAGAAGCCGGCGGACGTGCTGCTGGGGGAGGCCGATCCGTGGAGCACGTTCGCCTTCCAGGGGACGTGGGCCGTGGCGCTGCTGGCGGCCGGGCGGCTGGTGCAGTCGGTGGCGACGCGGAGGGTGGTCGTACAGGGTGGCTGA
- a CDS encoding transglycosylase domain-containing protein, which yields MSDQPQPQQPNQGWAPREPQGAAEPAAPQPGSPGPGVPEPGGKKPKRPRRTGWRRLIPTWRMVLGTFMIGVLLLIGLFYLGYSMVNIPPANALATKQSNVYLYADGSQLARDGEINRENVSLAQVSKDAQHAVLAAEDRDFYSESAIDPKAMLRAGWNTATGKGKQSGSTITQQYVKNYYLAQEQTVTRKVKEFFISIKLDRTQSKDRILEGYLNTSYFGRNAYGIQAAAQAYYGRDAADLDPARAAYLAALVNAPSEYDVVAHPENKAPALARWNYVLDGMVKKGWLTEAERTGLKFPMPKEQTASTGMSGQRGYIVTAIKDYLTKNKIVTADELEAGGYRITTTLQKSKQDAFVKAVNDKVMAKLDKKNNKVDNYVRAGGASVDPKTGKVVAMYGGIDYVKQYTNGATRGDFQVGSTFKPFVFASAVQNHSETQDRQVITPNTYYDGTNKRPVQGWSGGAYAPENEDQTSYGNVTVRTATDKSVNAVYAQMAVDVGPEKVKQTAISLGIPSSTPDLTATPSIALGVNTASVLDMAEAYATLANHGKHGVYTMIDSITKDGKDVVELPKDTNSQAISREAADTTTSILQSVVDNGTATAAQGADRPAAGKTGTAEEDKAAWFAGYTPDLATVVSVMGQDPVTAKHKSLYGAMGLQRVNGGGPPAEIWAQYTKAALKGKPATDFDLQLQPGAEVTQPPPATGTPQQPGTGGQDNGGTTTTGGQGDQGQTQGQDNGGTTDGGTNTTGGTANGGTTGDPTTGGTTSDGGTTTGGTTGDPTDGGATGGTDAGGTDGGTTGTDTGGATTGGPAGPGLTRRQ from the coding sequence ATGAGCGACCAGCCGCAGCCGCAGCAGCCGAACCAGGGCTGGGCACCGAGAGAGCCGCAGGGTGCTGCCGAGCCGGCCGCTCCTCAGCCGGGGAGTCCTGGGCCCGGCGTTCCCGAGCCCGGGGGGAAGAAGCCGAAGCGGCCCAGGCGCACGGGCTGGCGCCGGCTGATCCCGACCTGGCGCATGGTCCTGGGCACCTTCATGATCGGCGTACTGCTGCTGATCGGCCTGTTCTACCTCGGCTACTCGATGGTCAACATCCCGCCGGCCAACGCCCTCGCCACCAAGCAGTCCAACGTCTATCTGTACGCCGACGGCTCCCAGCTCGCCCGCGACGGCGAGATCAACCGGGAGAACGTGTCACTCGCCCAGGTCTCCAAGGACGCCCAGCACGCCGTACTGGCCGCCGAGGACCGCGACTTCTACAGCGAGTCCGCGATCGACCCCAAGGCGATGCTGCGCGCCGGCTGGAACACCGCCACCGGCAAGGGCAAGCAGTCCGGCTCGACGATCACCCAGCAGTACGTGAAGAACTACTACCTCGCGCAGGAGCAGACCGTCACCCGCAAGGTGAAGGAGTTCTTCATCTCGATCAAGCTGGACCGCACGCAGTCCAAGGACCGGATCCTTGAGGGCTACCTCAACACCAGCTACTTCGGCCGCAACGCCTACGGCATCCAGGCCGCCGCCCAGGCCTACTACGGCCGGGACGCCGCCGACCTCGACCCGGCCCGCGCCGCCTACCTCGCCGCCCTCGTCAACGCCCCCAGCGAGTACGACGTCGTCGCGCACCCCGAGAACAAGGCCCCGGCGCTGGCCCGCTGGAACTACGTCCTGGACGGCATGGTCAAGAAGGGCTGGCTGACCGAGGCCGAGCGGACCGGCCTGAAGTTCCCGATGCCCAAGGAACAGACCGCCTCCACCGGCATGTCCGGGCAGCGCGGCTACATCGTCACCGCGATCAAGGACTACCTCACCAAGAACAAGATCGTCACCGCGGACGAGCTGGAGGCCGGCGGCTACCGCATCACCACCACCCTGCAGAAGAGCAAGCAGGACGCCTTCGTGAAGGCCGTGAACGACAAGGTGATGGCCAAGCTCGACAAGAAGAACAACAAGGTCGACAACTACGTCCGCGCGGGCGGCGCCTCCGTCGACCCGAAGACCGGCAAGGTCGTCGCGATGTACGGCGGCATCGACTACGTCAAGCAGTACACGAACGGCGCGACCCGCGGCGACTTCCAGGTCGGCTCCACCTTCAAGCCCTTCGTGTTCGCCTCGGCCGTCCAGAACCACTCCGAGACACAGGACCGCCAGGTCATCACCCCGAACACCTACTACGACGGCACCAACAAGCGCCCCGTACAGGGCTGGTCGGGCGGCGCCTACGCACCGGAGAACGAGGACCAGACCTCGTACGGCAACGTCACCGTGCGCACCGCCACCGACAAGTCGGTCAACGCGGTGTACGCGCAGATGGCCGTGGACGTCGGCCCCGAGAAGGTCAAGCAGACCGCGATCAGCCTCGGCATCCCGTCCAGCACCCCCGACCTGACCGCGACCCCGTCGATCGCCCTCGGCGTGAACACCGCCAGCGTCCTCGACATGGCGGAGGCCTACGCGACGCTCGCCAACCACGGCAAGCACGGCGTGTACACGATGATCGACTCGATCACCAAGGACGGCAAGGACGTCGTCGAGCTGCCGAAGGACACGAACTCCCAGGCCATCAGCCGCGAGGCCGCCGACACCACCACGTCGATCCTGCAGAGCGTCGTCGACAACGGCACCGCGACCGCCGCCCAGGGCGCCGACCGCCCCGCCGCCGGCAAGACCGGCACCGCGGAGGAGGACAAGGCCGCCTGGTTCGCCGGCTACACGCCCGACCTCGCGACCGTCGTCTCCGTCATGGGCCAGGACCCGGTGACGGCCAAGCACAAGTCGCTGTACGGCGCGATGGGCCTGCAGCGCGTCAACGGCGGCGGCCCGCCCGCCGAGATCTGGGCGCAGTACACCAAGGCCGCGCTGAAGGGGAAGCCGGCCACGGACTTCGACCTCCAGCTGCAGCCCGGCGCCGAGGTCACCCAGCCGCCGCCGGCCACCGGGACCCCGCAGCAGCCGGGCACGGGCGGCCAGGACAACGGCGGCACCACGACCACCGGCGGCCAGGGCGACCAGGGCCAGACCCAGGGCCAGGACAACGGCGGCACCACCGACGGCGGCACGAACACGACGGGCGGCACGGCGAACGGCGGCACGACGGGCGACCCGACGACGGGCGGAACCACGTCCGACGGCGGGACGACCACGGGCGGCACGACCGGAGACCCGACGGACGGCGGAGCGACGGGCGGCACCGACGCCGGAGGCACGGACGGCGGCACGACAGGCACCGACACCGGAGGAGCGACCACGGGCGGCCCGGCAGGCCCAGGGTTGACCAGGAGACAGTGA
- a CDS encoding GroES family chaperonin encodes MLHDRVLVRQETGEGERRSGGGILIPATAAVGRRLAWAEVVAVGQNVRTVEPGDRVLYDPEDRAEVEVRGVAYVLMRERDLHAVAADRFEGSEDTTGLYL; translated from the coding sequence ATGCTGCACGACCGAGTTCTCGTGCGGCAGGAGACCGGTGAGGGTGAGCGGCGGTCGGGCGGGGGCATCCTGATTCCCGCCACGGCGGCGGTCGGGCGGCGGCTGGCCTGGGCCGAGGTCGTCGCCGTGGGGCAGAACGTCCGGACCGTGGAGCCGGGCGACCGGGTGCTGTACGACCCGGAGGACCGGGCCGAGGTCGAGGTGCGGGGTGTCGCCTACGTGCTCATGCGCGAGCGTGATCTGCACGCCGTGGCCGCCGACCGGTTCGAGGGGTCCGAGGACACGACGGGCCTGTACCTCTGA
- a CDS encoding DUF3618 domain-containing protein, whose product MADTSDTRNPAQIEADIKRRREVLAETLDEIGVRVHPKTIVGDAKAKVVSNIDHTLGRAYVGINKVVTDVKAQFVDEEGAPRLERVVPVAVVAVGLVGLLALGTRRRKG is encoded by the coding sequence GTGGCGGACACGTCGGACACCAGAAACCCGGCGCAGATCGAGGCGGACATCAAGCGCCGCCGCGAGGTGCTGGCCGAGACGCTCGACGAGATCGGGGTGCGGGTGCATCCGAAGACGATCGTCGGGGACGCCAAGGCCAAGGTCGTGTCGAACATCGACCACACGCTGGGGCGGGCCTACGTCGGGATCAACAAGGTTGTGACCGATGTGAAGGCGCAGTTCGTCGACGAGGAGGGGGCGCCCCGGCTGGAGCGGGTGGTGCCCGTGGCGGTCGTCGCCGTGGGGCTCGTGGGGCTGCTCGCCCTAGGTACCCGGCGGCGCAAAGGCTGA
- the bcp gene encoding thioredoxin-dependent thiol peroxidase, translated as MSERLQPGDVAPDFTLPDADGNDVSLSSHKGRKVIVYFYPAALTPGCTKQACDFTDNLELLTGAGYDVLGISPDKPEKLAKFREKESLKVTLLADPEKTVTESYGAYGEKKNYGKTYMGVIRSTIVVDEEGKVERALYNVRATGHVAKIIKDLGI; from the coding sequence ATGAGCGAGCGACTCCAGCCCGGGGACGTGGCCCCCGACTTCACCCTGCCGGATGCCGACGGCAATGACGTATCCCTGTCGTCCCACAAGGGCCGCAAGGTCATCGTCTATTTCTACCCGGCGGCCCTCACGCCCGGCTGCACAAAACAGGCCTGCGACTTCACGGACAACCTGGAACTCCTGACGGGCGCCGGCTACGACGTCCTCGGCATCTCCCCCGACAAGCCGGAGAAACTGGCCAAGTTCCGCGAGAAGGAGTCCCTGAAGGTCACCCTCCTGGCCGACCCGGAGAAGACCGTCACGGAGTCCTACGGCGCATACGGCGAGAAGAAGAACTACGGCAAGACCTACATGGGCGTCATCCGCTCCACGATCGTCGTGGACGAGGAGGGCAAGGTCGAACGGGCCCTGTACAACGTCCGCGCGACAGGCCACGTGGCGAAGATCATCAAGGACCTCGGCATCTGA
- the rdgB gene encoding RdgB/HAM1 family non-canonical purine NTP pyrophosphatase — MTRLILATRNAGKITELRAILADAGLPHELVGADAYPDIPDVKETGVTFAENALLKAHALAQATGLPAVADDSGLCVDVLNGAPGIFSARWAGKHGDDRANLDLLLAQLGDIADTHRGAHFACAAALALPDGTERVVEGRLRGVLRHAPVGTNGFGYDPILQPEGDSRTCAELSPEEKNAISHRGKAFRALVPVVRELLG, encoded by the coding sequence ATGACGCGCTTGATCCTCGCCACCCGCAACGCCGGAAAGATCACCGAACTCAGGGCCATCCTCGCCGACGCGGGCCTGCCCCATGAACTGGTCGGCGCGGACGCCTACCCCGACATCCCCGACGTCAAGGAAACGGGCGTGACGTTCGCCGAGAACGCCCTGCTCAAGGCCCACGCCCTGGCCCAGGCCACCGGCCTGCCCGCCGTCGCCGACGACTCCGGCCTCTGCGTCGACGTCCTGAACGGCGCCCCCGGCATCTTCTCCGCCCGCTGGGCAGGCAAGCACGGCGACGACCGCGCCAACCTGGACCTGCTCCTGGCCCAGCTCGGCGACATCGCCGACACCCACAGGGGCGCGCACTTCGCATGCGCGGCGGCACTCGCCTTGCCGGACGGCACTGAACGGGTGGTCGAGGGCCGGCTGCGGGGTGTGCTGCGGCACGCGCCCGTGGGCACGAACGGCTTCGGCTACGACCCGATCCTCCAGCCGGAGGGCGACTCGCGGACCTGCGCGGAACTGAGCCCGGAGGAGAAGAACGCGATCAGCCATCGGGGGAAGGCGTTCAGGGCGTTGGTGCCGGTGGTGCGGGAGTTGTTGGGCTGA
- the rph gene encoding ribonuclease PH encodes MSRIDGRTPEQLRPITIERGWSKHAEGSVLVSFGDTKVFCTASVTEGVPRWRKGSGEGWVTAEYSMLPRATNTRGDRESVRGKIGGRTHEISRLIGRSLRAVIDYKALGENTIVLDCDVLQADGGTRTAAITGAYVALADAVAWAQGRKLIKAGRQPLTGTVSAVSVGIVGGVPLLDLCYVEDVKADTDMNVVCTGDGRFVEVQGTAEAEPFAREELNSLLDLAVSGCEELAVLQRKALDTVLEK; translated from the coding sequence ATGTCTCGAATCGACGGTCGCACCCCCGAACAACTCCGCCCGATCACCATCGAACGCGGCTGGAGCAAGCACGCCGAAGGCTCCGTCCTCGTCTCCTTCGGCGACACCAAGGTCTTCTGCACCGCCTCCGTCACCGAAGGCGTCCCCCGCTGGCGCAAGGGCAGCGGCGAGGGCTGGGTCACCGCCGAGTACTCCATGCTTCCCCGCGCCACCAACACCCGCGGCGACCGCGAGTCCGTACGCGGCAAGATCGGCGGCCGCACCCACGAGATCAGCCGCCTCATCGGCCGCTCCCTGCGCGCCGTCATCGACTACAAGGCGCTCGGCGAGAACACCATCGTCCTCGACTGCGACGTCCTCCAGGCCGACGGCGGCACCCGCACCGCGGCCATCACGGGCGCCTACGTGGCCCTGGCCGACGCCGTCGCCTGGGCCCAGGGCAGGAAACTGATCAAGGCCGGCCGCCAGCCGCTCACCGGCACGGTCTCGGCCGTCTCGGTCGGCATCGTCGGCGGCGTCCCCCTCCTGGACCTCTGCTACGTGGAGGACGTGAAGGCCGACACCGACATGAACGTCGTCTGCACCGGCGACGGCCGCTTCGTCGAGGTCCAGGGCACCGCCGAGGCCGAGCCCTTCGCCCGCGAGGAGCTCAACTCCCTTCTCGACCTGGCCGTTTCGGGCTGCGAAGAACTCGCTGTCCTTCAGCGCAAGGCTCTTGATACGGTCCTCGAAAAGTAA
- a CDS encoding glucose PTS transporter subunit EIIB, producing MATKAEKIVAGLGGIDNIEEVEGCITRLRTEVVDAGKVDEAALKAAGAHGVVKMGTAIQVVIGTDADPIAAEIEDMM from the coding sequence ATGGCCACCAAGGCTGAGAAGATCGTTGCCGGGCTCGGCGGCATCGACAACATCGAAGAGGTCGAGGGCTGCATCACCCGCCTGCGCACCGAGGTCGTCGACGCCGGCAAGGTCGACGAGGCAGCCCTGAAGGCCGCCGGCGCACACGGCGTCGTCAAGATGGGCACCGCGATCCAGGTCGTCATCGGCACCGACGCCGACCCCATCGCAGCGGAGATCGAAGACATGATGTGA